In Monomorium pharaonis isolate MP-MQ-018 chromosome 3, ASM1337386v2, whole genome shotgun sequence, a genomic segment contains:
- the LOC105835114 gene encoding ubiquitin-protein ligase E3A isoform X2, which yields MKRAAAKKLIERYFYQLTDGCGNPHCDNQHCASSGKVTNLTPNQAAAQAIQLFSQEARLCDGTQPSKVARTTIEPGQTSLAKSLPVKSVNSTSSDEGKQESYLTEAKLLDIIEKCKAEDSYSLLIRTLGEVFSSGKALSLSFQKTEKSNSPLTALLERAPDTLLRPPADLDKEAVRSLQGEDKEEDSSDPSPTVPNNDDTSVDLPSVRRAFEALWSLPGEVFESALVNALVTLADDIELDLRVFRMVRWDSMDSLLNVFLIVFEIPMLGNSEYLELALHMLCKALSCVPVLAQAKLARVWAKHCKSRLPSLLQALQELITVKVIGGAFTRDYCVQDADTITAPTKVMKILYYASMLAGELDPPELMLGDEGESTGSDKTTSRSAISGQIPQDLLAMELGITTLDARKPFIPFTDFYNEPLSDAIEMDKDFAYYKSEEPQKFSFMNYAFILTPATKTLGLYYDNRIRMYSERRMSFLQTVVGQPTNPYLRLKVRRDHLIDDALVELEMVAMENPSDLKKQLVVEFEGEQGVDEGGVSKEFFQLVVEEIFNPDFGMFTTQEDTQMTWFNPTSFESDAQFTLIGIVIGLAIYNNVILDVRFPMVVYRKLLGRKGGFPDLEDWSPTLYRTLKELMEYTGDDMPEIFMQTFRVGYKDVFGSLSFHELKENGDELYVTQGNKKEFADLYADFLLNKSVERQFNAFRRGFQMVTDESPLALLFRPEEIEQLVCGSKIFDFAELEAATEYEGGYTVESEAVRNFWRVAHSLSPESQRRLLQFTTGSDRVPVGGLSRLKMVIARHGPDSDRLPIAHTCFNVLLLPDYSTIEKLQDRLLKAINYSKGFGML from the exons ATGAAGCGTGCAGCTGCAAAGAAGCTCATCGAACGTTATTTTTACCAGCTCACAGACGGATGTGGAAATCCTCATTGTGACAATCAGCATTGTGCCTCTAGTGGCAAG GTAACTAATCTTACTCCAAATCAAGCGGCCGCTCAAGCGATACAATTGTTCTCGCAAGAAGCGAGACTCTGCGATGGCACGCAACCCAGTAAAGTCGCTCGGACTACTATAGAGCCTGGACAGACGTCGTTAGCTAAGAGTCTACCTGTAAAAAGTGTTAATTCTACGAGTTCTGATGAAG GAAAACAAGAGTCATATCTTACGGAAGCTAAACTTCTggatattatagaaaaatgtaaagcAGAGGAttcatattctttattaattcgtACTTTGGGGGAAGTGTTTTCTTCTGGAAAAGCGTTGAGTCTCAGTTTTCAAAAGACTGAGAAAAGCAATTCCCCTTTAACGGCACTTCTCGAACGTGCACCAGACACTCTGTTAAGGCCACCCGCTGATTTGGATAAAGAAGCAGTACGATCTCTGCAAGGGGAAGACAAAGAAGAGGATAGTAGTGATCCATCGCCTACAGTTCCTAACAATGACGATACCAGTGTTGATTTACCATCAGTCCGTAGAGCTTTTGAAGCACTTTGGTCTCTGCCag GCGAAGTGTTTGAGTCAGCTCTGGTCAATGCGCTAGTCACTTTGGCAGATGATATAGAATTAGATCTGAGAGTATTTCGTATGGTACGATGGGACAGTATGGATAGTTTGTTAAATGTATTTCTCATTGTCTTTGAAATTCCGATGCTTGGGAATAGCGAATACTTGGAATTGGCTCTCCATATGTTATGTAAAGCGTTGAGCTGCGTGCCAGTATTAGCGCAGGCCAAGTTAGCGCGCGTATGGGCCAAGCATTGCAAGTCGCGGCTTCCAAGTCTTCTGCAAGCGCTACAAGAACTCATAACTGTCAAG GTAATCGGAGGAGCCTTCACACGTGACTATTGCGTCCAAGATGCGGATACTATTACTGCACCTACGAaagttatgaaaattttatattacgcgAGTATGTTGGCTGGTGAGTTAGATCCTCCTGAGTTAATGTTGGGTGACGAGGGTGAATCGACTGGTAGTGACAAAACTACTTCACGATCAGCAATATCAGGACAAATTCCTCAG GATCTGTTAGCGATGGAATTAGGAATTACCACGTTAGATGCACGTAAACCTTTCATACcatttactgatttttacaatGAGCCACTTAGCGATGCCATAGAGATGGACAAAGATTTTGCTTATTACAAGAGCGAAGAGCCAcagaaatttagttttatgaaTTATGCTTTTATTCTTACGCCGGCCACTAAAACTTTGGGCTTGTATTATGATAACCGTATCAGAATGTATAGCGAACGACGTATGAGCTTTTTACAAACTGTTGTCGGACAACCTACTAATCCATATCTTAGATTAAAG GTGCGAAGAGATCATTTGATAGATGACGCATTGGTGGAATTGGAAATGGTAGCAATGGAAAATCCGtctgatttaaaaaagcaattgGTTGTTGAATTCGAGGGGGAGCAAGGTGTCGATGAAGGCGGTGTgtctaaagaattttttcaactAGTTGTCGAGGAAATTTTTAATCCTGACTTTGGCATGTTCACCACTCAG GAAGACACACAAATGACATGGTTCAATCCGACATCATTTGAAAGTGACGCACAGTTCACATTAATAGGCATAGTTATTGGTTTAGcaatttataacaatgtaATTCTGGATGTGCGTTTTCCAATGGTAGTTTACAGAAAATTGCTAGGCAGAAAAGGCGGTTTCCCTGATTTGGAGGATTGGAGTCCGACACTATATCGAACACTAAAAGAATTAATGGAGTATACAGGAGATGATATGccagaaatatttatgcaaactTTCCGAGTGGGTTACAA AGATGTATTTGGATCGTTATCATTTCATGAGCTCAAGGAAAACGGTGACGAGCTGTATGTTACACagggaaataaaaaagaatttgctGATCTCTACGCGGATTTCTTGCTTAATAAATCCGTGGAGAGACAATTCAATGCCTTCAGACGTGGCTTCCAAATGGTTACAGATGAAAGTCCACTCGCATTACTCTTCAGACCTGAAGAGATTGAGCAG CTCGTGTGTGgaagtaaaatatttgatttcgCCGAGCTGGAAGCAGCTACGGAATACGAAGGCGGTTATACCGTGGAAAGTGAGGCGGTACGTAACTTTTGGCGTGTAGCGCACTCCTTGTCACCGGAGAGCCAGCGAAGACTTCTTCAATTCACCACGGGTAGCGATCGAGTACCTGTTGGCGGTCTCTCGAGACTCAAGATGGTCATTGCCAGACATGGCCCAGATTCTGACAG GTTGCCAATAGCACACACATGCTTTAATGTGTTATTATTGCCGGATTATAGTACAATAGAGAAGCTGCAAGATCGCTTATTAAAAGCAATCAATTATTCGAAAGGTTTTGGCATGTTATGA
- the LOC105835114 gene encoding ubiquitin-protein ligase E3A isoform X1, translating into MSAKSQGDPGEDHVSRVGAESPCSDMKRAAAKKLIERYFYQLTDGCGNPHCDNQHCASSGKVTNLTPNQAAAQAIQLFSQEARLCDGTQPSKVARTTIEPGQTSLAKSLPVKSVNSTSSDEGKQESYLTEAKLLDIIEKCKAEDSYSLLIRTLGEVFSSGKALSLSFQKTEKSNSPLTALLERAPDTLLRPPADLDKEAVRSLQGEDKEEDSSDPSPTVPNNDDTSVDLPSVRRAFEALWSLPGEVFESALVNALVTLADDIELDLRVFRMVRWDSMDSLLNVFLIVFEIPMLGNSEYLELALHMLCKALSCVPVLAQAKLARVWAKHCKSRLPSLLQALQELITVKVIGGAFTRDYCVQDADTITAPTKVMKILYYASMLAGELDPPELMLGDEGESTGSDKTTSRSAISGQIPQDLLAMELGITTLDARKPFIPFTDFYNEPLSDAIEMDKDFAYYKSEEPQKFSFMNYAFILTPATKTLGLYYDNRIRMYSERRMSFLQTVVGQPTNPYLRLKVRRDHLIDDALVELEMVAMENPSDLKKQLVVEFEGEQGVDEGGVSKEFFQLVVEEIFNPDFGMFTTQEDTQMTWFNPTSFESDAQFTLIGIVIGLAIYNNVILDVRFPMVVYRKLLGRKGGFPDLEDWSPTLYRTLKELMEYTGDDMPEIFMQTFRVGYKDVFGSLSFHELKENGDELYVTQGNKKEFADLYADFLLNKSVERQFNAFRRGFQMVTDESPLALLFRPEEIEQLVCGSKIFDFAELEAATEYEGGYTVESEAVRNFWRVAHSLSPESQRRLLQFTTGSDRVPVGGLSRLKMVIARHGPDSDRLPIAHTCFNVLLLPDYSTIEKLQDRLLKAINYSKGFGML; encoded by the exons ATGAGCGCCAAGAGTCAGGGGGACCCTGGAGAAGATCACGTTTCCAG gGTAGGAGCAGAGAGTCCTTGCAGCGACATGAAGCGTGCAGCTGCAAAGAAGCTCATCGAACGTTATTTTTACCAGCTCACAGACGGATGTGGAAATCCTCATTGTGACAATCAGCATTGTGCCTCTAGTGGCAAG GTAACTAATCTTACTCCAAATCAAGCGGCCGCTCAAGCGATACAATTGTTCTCGCAAGAAGCGAGACTCTGCGATGGCACGCAACCCAGTAAAGTCGCTCGGACTACTATAGAGCCTGGACAGACGTCGTTAGCTAAGAGTCTACCTGTAAAAAGTGTTAATTCTACGAGTTCTGATGAAG GAAAACAAGAGTCATATCTTACGGAAGCTAAACTTCTggatattatagaaaaatgtaaagcAGAGGAttcatattctttattaattcgtACTTTGGGGGAAGTGTTTTCTTCTGGAAAAGCGTTGAGTCTCAGTTTTCAAAAGACTGAGAAAAGCAATTCCCCTTTAACGGCACTTCTCGAACGTGCACCAGACACTCTGTTAAGGCCACCCGCTGATTTGGATAAAGAAGCAGTACGATCTCTGCAAGGGGAAGACAAAGAAGAGGATAGTAGTGATCCATCGCCTACAGTTCCTAACAATGACGATACCAGTGTTGATTTACCATCAGTCCGTAGAGCTTTTGAAGCACTTTGGTCTCTGCCag GCGAAGTGTTTGAGTCAGCTCTGGTCAATGCGCTAGTCACTTTGGCAGATGATATAGAATTAGATCTGAGAGTATTTCGTATGGTACGATGGGACAGTATGGATAGTTTGTTAAATGTATTTCTCATTGTCTTTGAAATTCCGATGCTTGGGAATAGCGAATACTTGGAATTGGCTCTCCATATGTTATGTAAAGCGTTGAGCTGCGTGCCAGTATTAGCGCAGGCCAAGTTAGCGCGCGTATGGGCCAAGCATTGCAAGTCGCGGCTTCCAAGTCTTCTGCAAGCGCTACAAGAACTCATAACTGTCAAG GTAATCGGAGGAGCCTTCACACGTGACTATTGCGTCCAAGATGCGGATACTATTACTGCACCTACGAaagttatgaaaattttatattacgcgAGTATGTTGGCTGGTGAGTTAGATCCTCCTGAGTTAATGTTGGGTGACGAGGGTGAATCGACTGGTAGTGACAAAACTACTTCACGATCAGCAATATCAGGACAAATTCCTCAG GATCTGTTAGCGATGGAATTAGGAATTACCACGTTAGATGCACGTAAACCTTTCATACcatttactgatttttacaatGAGCCACTTAGCGATGCCATAGAGATGGACAAAGATTTTGCTTATTACAAGAGCGAAGAGCCAcagaaatttagttttatgaaTTATGCTTTTATTCTTACGCCGGCCACTAAAACTTTGGGCTTGTATTATGATAACCGTATCAGAATGTATAGCGAACGACGTATGAGCTTTTTACAAACTGTTGTCGGACAACCTACTAATCCATATCTTAGATTAAAG GTGCGAAGAGATCATTTGATAGATGACGCATTGGTGGAATTGGAAATGGTAGCAATGGAAAATCCGtctgatttaaaaaagcaattgGTTGTTGAATTCGAGGGGGAGCAAGGTGTCGATGAAGGCGGTGTgtctaaagaattttttcaactAGTTGTCGAGGAAATTTTTAATCCTGACTTTGGCATGTTCACCACTCAG GAAGACACACAAATGACATGGTTCAATCCGACATCATTTGAAAGTGACGCACAGTTCACATTAATAGGCATAGTTATTGGTTTAGcaatttataacaatgtaATTCTGGATGTGCGTTTTCCAATGGTAGTTTACAGAAAATTGCTAGGCAGAAAAGGCGGTTTCCCTGATTTGGAGGATTGGAGTCCGACACTATATCGAACACTAAAAGAATTAATGGAGTATACAGGAGATGATATGccagaaatatttatgcaaactTTCCGAGTGGGTTACAA AGATGTATTTGGATCGTTATCATTTCATGAGCTCAAGGAAAACGGTGACGAGCTGTATGTTACACagggaaataaaaaagaatttgctGATCTCTACGCGGATTTCTTGCTTAATAAATCCGTGGAGAGACAATTCAATGCCTTCAGACGTGGCTTCCAAATGGTTACAGATGAAAGTCCACTCGCATTACTCTTCAGACCTGAAGAGATTGAGCAG CTCGTGTGTGgaagtaaaatatttgatttcgCCGAGCTGGAAGCAGCTACGGAATACGAAGGCGGTTATACCGTGGAAAGTGAGGCGGTACGTAACTTTTGGCGTGTAGCGCACTCCTTGTCACCGGAGAGCCAGCGAAGACTTCTTCAATTCACCACGGGTAGCGATCGAGTACCTGTTGGCGGTCTCTCGAGACTCAAGATGGTCATTGCCAGACATGGCCCAGATTCTGACAG GTTGCCAATAGCACACACATGCTTTAATGTGTTATTATTGCCGGATTATAGTACAATAGAGAAGCTGCAAGATCGCTTATTAAAAGCAATCAATTATTCGAAAGGTTTTGGCATGTTATGA
- the LOC105835117 gene encoding uncharacterized protein LOC105835117: MSDKRILGKRLGQRIGQDVIVLGRVTEKSSDGMSAEITTTDDAHINVTFPEPLDSDASDYIEVRGTVKSKSTMSCKNFLCFPPNLTADFDVNNYNTMVTIRCVLENRIEELLYA; this comes from the exons atGTCGGACAAACGTATTCTGGGTAAGCGATTAGGGCAACGCATTGGTCAGGATGTGATCGTGCTCGGCAGAGTCACGGAg AAGAGTTCGGATGGTATGAGTGCAGAGATAACGACGACGGATGACGCACATATTAACGTAACGTTCCCTGAGCCACTTGACAGCGATGCATCAGACTATATAGAGGTGCGTGGTACGGTCAAGTCAAAGTCTACCATGTCCTGCAAGAACTTTCTGTGCTTTCCTCCAAATCTGACTGCAGATTTCG ATGTCAACAACTACAATACAATGGTGACAATACGTTGCGTATTGGAGAATCGGATAGAGGAATTACTCTATGCTTAG
- the LOC105835118 gene encoding uncharacterized protein LOC105835118 isoform X1 produces MANNKSNISLLQEVLIKKGYVPIYHFMEKNIDMISKQFVCVVSCKTFKATGTGNSKKQAKHDAAKNMLSLLVEKNEISLPVDISSSSSVTNVAQNPVQSLAKLQEMFSSHQQIPAQSSAKVYEMSSSHQQIPTQNSTKVYEMSSSHQQSATGCNYVGMLQVNVEFCQQGQINVKDIIYNVVYEGGLPHMKTFTIEVSLGSLRERGMASCKKSAKQEAARKLLMHLKQKLANSNVDQNATEHSSGATSNTANSDHLNPANTTNLNVASLERIQSNIANTNILTNNIKVNDIDKETLKNTIRDLGTEILDSVTNRKETCAIEELTEKAKSLYIESFNKRYNRGLDHNTDPSEINSSHTLFERNYSIKIPYDTREKMRIVRDSCVDAMNLMREIGRDLESLLKVKLQQFPVCNTENKLMNNHIMCARLLSNPCITQIGIGKTRAIAESRAMYNLITAILILLDA; encoded by the exons ATGGCTAATAATAAGTCAAACATTAGCTTGTTACAAGaagtattaattaagaaaggaTATGTTCCTATTTACCATTTTATGGAGAAAAACATTGATATGATCAGCAAACAATTTGTATGTGTTGTGTCTTGTAAAACATTCAAAGCAACTGGTACAGGGAATTCCAAAAAGCAAGCCAAACATGATGCTGCAAAGAACATGCTGTCACTATTGgtcgaaaaaaatgaaatttcatTACCGGTTGATATTTCATCATCGTCTTCAGTTACAAACGTAGCGCAAAATCCTGTGCAAAGTCTTGCAAAACTACAAGAGATGTTTTCATCGCATCAACAAATTCCTGCGCAAAGTTCTGCAAAAGTCTATGAGATGTCTTCATCACATCAACAAATTCCTACACAAAATTCTACAAAAGTCTACGAGATGTCTTCATCGCATCAACAATCGGCCACTGGCTGTAATTATGTTGGAATGTTGCAAGTAAATGTC GAATTCTGTCAACAGGGACAAATAAATGTGaaagatattatttacaatgttGTTTATGAGGGAGGACTACCTCACATGAAGACATTCACGATAGAAGTTAGTTTGGGATCACTACGGGAGAGAGGTATGGCATCGTGCAAGAAGTCTGCTAAACAAGAAGCCGCAAGAAAGTTGCTGATgcatttgaaacaaaaactgGCTAATTCAAACGTAGATCAGAATGCAACTGAGCATTCAAGTGGAGCTACTTCAAATACAGCTAATTCAGATCATTTAAATCCAGCAAATACAACTAATCTAAATGTAGCTAGCTTAGAAAGAATTCAATCAAACATAGCTAATACAAACATCctaacaaataatatcaagGTAAATGATATTGACAAGGAAACACTTAAGAATACAATACGAGATTTAGGTACAGAAATATTGGACAGTGTGACTAACAGGAAAGAAACTTGCGCGATAGAAGAGTTAACAGAAAAGGCAAAGTCACTCTACATTGAAAGTTTCAACAAGAGATATAATAGGGGACTCGATCATAATACCGATCCCTCCGAGATCAATAGTTCTCATACCCTATTCGAAAGGAATTATTCCATTAAGATTCCATACGATACGAGAGAGAAAATGCGGATTGTACGGGATAGCTGTGTCGACGCGATGAATCTGATGCGCGAGATCGGACGAGACCTTGAGAGTTTATTAAAAGTCAAGCTACAACAATTTCCTGTGTGCAATacggaaaataaattaatgaataatcaCATTATGTGCGCACGCCTGCTGTCCAATCCTTGTATCACACAGATAGGCATAGGTAAAACTCGAGCAATAGCGGAATCTCGTGCCATGTATAACCTCATAACGGCTATTTTAATACTACTAGATGCttga
- the LOC105835118 gene encoding uncharacterized protein LOC105835118 isoform X2, which yields MANNKSNISLLQEVLIKKGYVPIYHFMEKNIDMISKQFVCVVSCKTFKATGTGNSKKQAKHDAAKNMLSLLVEKNEISLPVDISSSSSVTNVAQNPVQSLAKLQEMFSSHQQIPAQSSAKVYEMSSSHQQIPTQNSTKVYEMSSSHQQSATGCNYVGMLQEFCQQGQINVKDIIYNVVYEGGLPHMKTFTIEVSLGSLRERGMASCKKSAKQEAARKLLMHLKQKLANSNVDQNATEHSSGATSNTANSDHLNPANTTNLNVASLERIQSNIANTNILTNNIKVNDIDKETLKNTIRDLGTEILDSVTNRKETCAIEELTEKAKSLYIESFNKRYNRGLDHNTDPSEINSSHTLFERNYSIKIPYDTREKMRIVRDSCVDAMNLMREIGRDLESLLKVKLQQFPVCNTENKLMNNHIMCARLLSNPCITQIGIGKTRAIAESRAMYNLITAILILLDA from the exons ATGGCTAATAATAAGTCAAACATTAGCTTGTTACAAGaagtattaattaagaaaggaTATGTTCCTATTTACCATTTTATGGAGAAAAACATTGATATGATCAGCAAACAATTTGTATGTGTTGTGTCTTGTAAAACATTCAAAGCAACTGGTACAGGGAATTCCAAAAAGCAAGCCAAACATGATGCTGCAAAGAACATGCTGTCACTATTGgtcgaaaaaaatgaaatttcatTACCGGTTGATATTTCATCATCGTCTTCAGTTACAAACGTAGCGCAAAATCCTGTGCAAAGTCTTGCAAAACTACAAGAGATGTTTTCATCGCATCAACAAATTCCTGCGCAAAGTTCTGCAAAAGTCTATGAGATGTCTTCATCACATCAACAAATTCCTACACAAAATTCTACAAAAGTCTACGAGATGTCTTCATCGCATCAACAATCGGCCACTGGCTGTAATTATGTTGGAATGTTGCAA GAATTCTGTCAACAGGGACAAATAAATGTGaaagatattatttacaatgttGTTTATGAGGGAGGACTACCTCACATGAAGACATTCACGATAGAAGTTAGTTTGGGATCACTACGGGAGAGAGGTATGGCATCGTGCAAGAAGTCTGCTAAACAAGAAGCCGCAAGAAAGTTGCTGATgcatttgaaacaaaaactgGCTAATTCAAACGTAGATCAGAATGCAACTGAGCATTCAAGTGGAGCTACTTCAAATACAGCTAATTCAGATCATTTAAATCCAGCAAATACAACTAATCTAAATGTAGCTAGCTTAGAAAGAATTCAATCAAACATAGCTAATACAAACATCctaacaaataatatcaagGTAAATGATATTGACAAGGAAACACTTAAGAATACAATACGAGATTTAGGTACAGAAATATTGGACAGTGTGACTAACAGGAAAGAAACTTGCGCGATAGAAGAGTTAACAGAAAAGGCAAAGTCACTCTACATTGAAAGTTTCAACAAGAGATATAATAGGGGACTCGATCATAATACCGATCCCTCCGAGATCAATAGTTCTCATACCCTATTCGAAAGGAATTATTCCATTAAGATTCCATACGATACGAGAGAGAAAATGCGGATTGTACGGGATAGCTGTGTCGACGCGATGAATCTGATGCGCGAGATCGGACGAGACCTTGAGAGTTTATTAAAAGTCAAGCTACAACAATTTCCTGTGTGCAATacggaaaataaattaatgaataatcaCATTATGTGCGCACGCCTGCTGTCCAATCCTTGTATCACACAGATAGGCATAGGTAAAACTCGAGCAATAGCGGAATCTCGTGCCATGTATAACCTCATAACGGCTATTTTAATACTACTAGATGCttga